One segment of Streptomyces bathyalis DNA contains the following:
- a CDS encoding ThuA domain-containing protein: MLAGAVSAALLGGSPALAGTPQDPSAAKLQLPSPPGGEDVRVLVFHGSAGEEPPTVDAGIEAIEQIGRSGPAAQRFTITATADPSVFTSEKLGKFNAVVFLTGGGDVLDPAQESGLESYMEAGGGFLGIHGAAGAEPYSDWFSGLVGARPVAGGPGKAQRATVEVGDRRSPAAKGLPAEWKRPDRWLNWEKNPSGSVHTVTRVRERSYDPGQGAMGWDHPISWCRDYDGGRSFYTGMGGTADSFQEADFRTHLRGALLWTTRLARADCQATITSNYKAERVTSPNKPGESDQIGEPHGLATADDGRIFYIGRGGGDGDAPVVTDWADPQIGKGQGTVHVYDPETKKVSLVGSLTVFGNKGGGDELVKVEEGLLGIALDPDFADNGWMYLHYTPHSQLDRDKHMAERRVSRFTVDAETGKLDESSEKVLLKWPVQVHSCCHAGGGMAFDSRRNLYIATGDNNSSRFSDGYSGNNPEPSFKGVSFADARRTAGNTNNLNGKILRIHPEDDGTYTLPEGNLFTGKETDEGGGKTRGEIYVMGVRNPARISIDTKTDVLYAGWVGPDAGAPSTTWGPAKYDTFARITHAGNQGWPYCMGNKQPYRDRNLPDPETPLGWYDCDHLKNESPNNDGLVNIPPAQPNNIWYSPQGGAPDYPRDENGVPSYKTDEQKLLLPWLKGGGQATMDGPVYRFDKSVASKAKWPAYWDGKWFVGDFYDAEQPRHAVVMPDGDEPGALPVHAESLRKIIPVGEGGIRNLMDWKFAPDGSLYVLDYGRGFFTSDDKSALWHVTYQGGKATPAAGDVVGKSAKGASR; the protein is encoded by the coding sequence CTGCTGGCCGGAGCGGTCTCGGCCGCCCTGCTCGGCGGATCCCCGGCCCTCGCGGGCACCCCGCAGGACCCGTCGGCCGCGAAGCTCCAACTCCCCTCCCCGCCGGGCGGGGAGGACGTCCGCGTGCTGGTCTTCCACGGCTCCGCCGGGGAGGAGCCGCCGACCGTCGACGCCGGGATCGAGGCCATCGAGCAGATCGGCCGGAGCGGCCCGGCCGCACAGCGCTTCACGATCACTGCGACGGCCGACCCATCGGTGTTCACCTCCGAGAAGCTCGGCAAATTCAACGCGGTCGTCTTCCTCACCGGCGGCGGCGACGTGCTCGACCCCGCGCAGGAATCCGGTCTGGAGAGCTACATGGAGGCCGGTGGCGGCTTCCTGGGCATCCACGGCGCGGCGGGCGCGGAGCCGTACTCCGACTGGTTCTCCGGTCTGGTCGGCGCACGTCCCGTGGCGGGCGGCCCCGGGAAGGCGCAGCGTGCCACCGTGGAGGTCGGCGACCGCCGCAGCCCGGCGGCCAAGGGCCTGCCCGCGGAGTGGAAGCGCCCCGACAGGTGGCTCAACTGGGAGAAGAACCCGAGCGGTTCGGTGCACACAGTCACCCGCGTACGCGAGCGGAGCTACGACCCCGGCCAGGGCGCAATGGGCTGGGACCACCCCATCTCCTGGTGCCGCGACTACGACGGCGGGCGTTCGTTCTACACCGGCATGGGCGGCACCGCCGACAGCTTCCAGGAAGCCGACTTCCGCACCCATCTGCGCGGTGCCCTGCTGTGGACGACGCGGCTGGCACGGGCGGACTGCCAGGCGACCATCACCTCCAACTACAAGGCGGAGCGGGTCACTTCGCCGAACAAGCCGGGCGAGTCCGACCAGATCGGCGAGCCGCACGGCCTGGCGACCGCCGACGACGGACGCATCTTCTACATCGGACGCGGCGGCGGCGACGGAGACGCTCCCGTGGTGACGGACTGGGCGGATCCGCAGATCGGCAAGGGCCAGGGCACGGTGCACGTCTACGACCCGGAGACCAAGAAGGTCTCCCTCGTCGGCTCGCTCACCGTGTTCGGCAACAAGGGCGGCGGCGACGAACTCGTCAAGGTCGAGGAGGGCCTGCTGGGCATCGCCCTCGACCCGGACTTCGCCGACAACGGCTGGATGTATCTGCATTACACGCCGCACTCGCAGCTCGACCGGGACAAGCACATGGCCGAGCGCCGCGTCTCCCGCTTCACCGTGGACGCGGAGACCGGCAAGCTGGACGAGTCCTCGGAGAAGGTACTGCTCAAGTGGCCTGTGCAGGTCCACAGTTGCTGCCACGCCGGTGGGGGGATGGCCTTCGACTCCAGGCGCAACCTCTACATCGCCACCGGCGACAACAACTCCTCGCGGTTCAGCGACGGTTACTCGGGCAACAACCCCGAACCCTCCTTCAAGGGGGTCTCCTTCGCCGACGCCCGCCGCACCGCGGGTAACACCAACAACCTCAACGGCAAGATTCTGCGCATCCACCCCGAGGACGACGGCACCTACACCCTCCCCGAGGGGAACCTCTTCACCGGCAAGGAGACCGACGAGGGCGGCGGCAAGACCCGGGGCGAGATCTATGTGATGGGCGTGCGCAACCCCGCCCGCATCTCCATCGACACCAAGACCGATGTCCTGTACGCCGGTTGGGTCGGACCCGACGCCGGCGCACCCAGCACGACGTGGGGCCCCGCCAAGTACGACACCTTCGCCCGCATCACGCACGCAGGCAACCAGGGCTGGCCGTACTGCATGGGCAACAAGCAGCCCTACCGGGACCGCAATCTGCCCGACCCGGAAACGCCGCTGGGCTGGTACGACTGCGACCACCTGAAGAACGAATCCCCCAACAACGACGGGCTGGTGAACATCCCGCCCGCACAGCCGAACAACATCTGGTACTCCCCGCAGGGCGGCGCCCCGGACTATCCGCGTGACGAGAACGGCGTGCCCAGCTACAAGACGGACGAGCAGAAGCTGCTGCTGCCGTGGCTGAAGGGCGGCGGCCAGGCCACCATGGACGGCCCTGTCTACCGCTTCGACAAGTCCGTGGCGTCGAAGGCCAAGTGGCCCGCCTACTGGGACGGCAAGTGGTTCGTGGGCGACTTCTACGACGCCGAACAGCCCAGGCACGCAGTGGTGATGCCCGACGGCGACGAGCCCGGGGCGCTGCCGGTGCACGCCGAGAGCCTGCGCAAGATCATCCCGGTGGGTGAGGGCGGCATCCGCAACCTGATGGACTGGAAGTTCGCCCCGGACGGCTCCCTCTACGTCCTCGACTACGGGCGTGGCTTCTTCACCTCCGACGACAAGTCGGCCCTGTGGCATGTCACTTACCAGGGTGGCAAGGCCACTCCCGCTGCCGGCGACGTCGTCGGCAAGAGCGCGAAGGGGGCGTCACGATGA
- a CDS encoding OmpL47-type beta-barrel domain-containing protein produces the protein MNPYARTRTRTTPAARRRRALRTAVTALFASLLMVLGLTSAPAYGQEAPGDSATAAAQLLRWTAGDDITRYTSAPQTAVAGPATIEFENSEATGNTTSMPHTLTFVTSDPDYNDDVNVNILANPSDAQGGKHSVEVTLTPGTYKYHCTIPGHGQMQGTLVVTDGGGGDDTTPPETSAKVEGDKNADGAYVGMATVTVTASDSGSGVSTVEYALGDGGYQAYTAPVMVHETGAHTFRYRATDKDGNVAEEKSVEFTVVAPPTDDTTPPETSATVDGEQDADGAYIGMATVTVTASDAGSGVNTVEYALGDGEFQPYTAPVMVHEPGTHTVRYKATDKAGNAAAAKSVEFTVVEQPQEDTTPPETTAKTEGTTNSGGDYLGKATVTLTATDEGSGVEKVEYSLDGGPFLAYTDPVVVDRAGHHSVAHRATDKAGNTSQAIAESFDVVPGGGVPAPNCPEYDERETVFVGDIDTGVPNRMTRQRCTVGELIEDEKDWSSHALFLKHVTKVIDALLKDKVLDAREHKLIYQAAKKSGIGKPGQQTGYKKLFDGTKESFDRWQHVGGGAFFLNGDGTMTSSTEVEGMGMLWYPKRKYADYSLKLQFRDDAPGNGNANSGVFARFPYVHDNPEESRPEWVAIKFGHELQILDRPEGDMYKTGSVYGFDRVGLAGAGVTPKGTWNDYEIKVVGQHYSIYRNGALINEFDNTGGQVFEPPRGDDPGTDGRRYASGYIGLQVHGVTDVISYRDVRIKEL, from the coding sequence ATGAACCCGTACGCACGCACACGCACACGCACGACGCCGGCCGCTCGCCGGCGGCGTGCCCTCCGTACCGCTGTGACGGCGCTGTTCGCGTCCCTGCTCATGGTGCTGGGCCTGACCTCGGCACCGGCGTACGGGCAGGAGGCGCCGGGGGACTCCGCAACGGCGGCCGCACAGCTGCTGAGGTGGACCGCGGGCGACGACATCACCCGCTACACCTCGGCACCGCAGACGGCGGTGGCGGGCCCGGCGACCATCGAGTTCGAGAACAGCGAGGCGACGGGCAACACCACGTCCATGCCTCACACGCTGACGTTCGTCACCAGCGATCCCGACTACAACGACGACGTGAACGTCAACATCCTCGCCAACCCCTCGGACGCGCAGGGCGGCAAGCACTCCGTCGAGGTCACCCTGACCCCGGGGACGTACAAGTACCACTGCACCATTCCCGGTCACGGCCAGATGCAGGGCACCCTCGTCGTCACCGACGGCGGCGGGGGCGATGACACGACTCCCCCGGAGACGTCCGCCAAGGTGGAGGGCGACAAGAACGCGGACGGCGCCTACGTGGGCATGGCCACCGTCACCGTGACCGCCTCCGACAGCGGAAGCGGCGTCAGCACGGTCGAGTACGCCCTGGGCGACGGTGGTTACCAGGCCTACACCGCACCCGTGATGGTGCACGAAACCGGCGCGCACACCTTCCGCTACAGAGCCACCGACAAGGACGGCAACGTGGCGGAGGAGAAATCGGTCGAGTTCACCGTCGTCGCGCCGCCCACGGACGACACCACACCACCGGAGACCTCCGCCACGGTCGACGGTGAACAGGACGCGGACGGCGCGTACATCGGTATGGCCACCGTCACCGTCACCGCCTCCGACGCCGGATCGGGCGTCAACACGGTCGAATACGCCCTGGGCGACGGGGAGTTCCAGCCCTACACGGCTCCGGTGATGGTGCACGAGCCGGGCACCCATACCGTCCGCTACAAGGCGACGGACAAGGCGGGCAACGCCGCCGCGGCCAAGTCCGTCGAGTTCACGGTCGTGGAGCAGCCCCAGGAGGACACGACTCCGCCGGAGACCACGGCGAAGACGGAGGGCACGACCAACTCCGGCGGTGACTACCTCGGCAAGGCCACGGTGACTCTCACCGCCACGGATGAGGGATCCGGGGTGGAGAAGGTCGAATACTCCCTCGACGGGGGCCCGTTCCTCGCCTACACCGACCCGGTCGTGGTGGACCGTGCGGGTCATCACAGCGTCGCCCACCGGGCGACCGACAAGGCCGGCAACACCTCACAGGCCATCGCCGAGTCCTTCGACGTCGTACCCGGCGGCGGAGTGCCCGCGCCGAACTGCCCCGAGTACGACGAGCGGGAGACCGTCTTCGTCGGCGACATCGACACCGGCGTCCCGAACCGTATGACGCGTCAGCGGTGCACCGTGGGCGAGCTGATCGAGGACGAGAAGGACTGGTCCTCGCACGCCCTGTTCCTCAAGCACGTCACGAAGGTCATCGACGCGCTGCTCAAGGACAAGGTGCTCGACGCGCGTGAGCACAAGCTGATCTACCAGGCCGCGAAGAAGTCGGGCATCGGCAAGCCCGGACAGCAGACCGGATACAAGAAGCTGTTCGACGGGACGAAGGAGTCATTCGATCGCTGGCAGCACGTCGGCGGCGGAGCCTTCTTCCTCAACGGCGACGGCACCATGACCAGCAGCACTGAGGTCGAGGGCATGGGCATGCTCTGGTACCCGAAGCGCAAGTACGCCGACTACTCGCTGAAGTTGCAGTTCCGCGACGACGCTCCCGGCAACGGGAACGCCAACTCCGGTGTCTTCGCGCGCTTCCCGTACGTCCACGACAACCCGGAGGAGTCACGGCCCGAGTGGGTCGCCATCAAGTTCGGGCACGAGCTGCAGATCCTGGACAGGCCCGAGGGCGACATGTACAAGACCGGTTCGGTCTACGGCTTCGACCGTGTGGGACTGGCCGGTGCCGGCGTCACCCCGAAGGGCACGTGGAACGACTACGAGATCAAGGTCGTCGGCCAGCACTATTCGATCTACCGGAACGGAGCACTGATCAACGAGTTCGACAACACCGGCGGCCAGGTCTTCGAGCCGCCCCGCGGCGACGACCCCGGCACCGACGGGCGCCGGTACGCCTCGGGCTACATCGGCCTCCAGGTCCACGGTGTCACGGACGTGATCTCCTACCGGGACGTGCGGATCAAGGAGCTCTGA
- a CDS encoding O-methyltransferase yields MDGTLAVFLRKLYQEGRQHDEPLADRLQRLRNMTPAASSLISLLIRAQGSRDVLEIGTSNGYSAIWFADALRDTGGRLVSVETEKSRVDAARENLERADVSEYAEVLHGDGGQVLAGAGDASLDLVALDAERPAYEAYWPDLRRVLRPHGIIAVDNAVSHGEQLTGFRGLLEDDPSFAVSLQKTGDGVLTAVRTGARGG; encoded by the coding sequence GTGGATGGAACACTGGCCGTCTTTCTCCGCAAGCTCTACCAGGAGGGGCGTCAGCACGACGAGCCGCTGGCCGACCGGCTCCAGCGTCTGCGCAACATGACCCCCGCCGCGAGCAGCCTGATCAGCCTGCTGATCCGCGCTCAGGGGAGCAGGGACGTTCTCGAGATCGGTACGTCGAACGGGTACTCCGCCATCTGGTTCGCGGACGCGCTGCGTGACACCGGGGGCAGGCTGGTCAGCGTCGAGACCGAGAAGTCACGCGTGGACGCCGCCCGGGAGAACCTCGAACGGGCGGATGTGAGCGAGTACGCGGAGGTGCTCCACGGCGACGGCGGGCAGGTCCTGGCCGGGGCGGGCGACGCCTCGCTGGACCTCGTGGCGCTCGACGCGGAACGTCCGGCGTACGAGGCGTACTGGCCCGATCTGCGGCGCGTGCTGAGGCCGCACGGGATCATCGCCGTGGACAACGCGGTGAGCCACGGCGAACAGCTCACCGGCTTCCGCGGACTCCTGGAGGACGACCCCTCATTCGCGGTGTCGCTGCAGAAGACCGGCGACGGTGTGCTCACGGCTGTGCGGACCGGGGCCCGCGGCGGATAG
- a CDS encoding DUF397 domain-containing protein yields the protein MLLASDDPNLSWLKSSYSGGEGGECVEVALTPTSVHVRDSKDHRGAALTVGTTQWAAFVRFATSRI from the coding sequence GTGTTGCTTGCAAGCGACGACCCGAACCTCTCGTGGCTGAAGAGCAGTTACAGCGGAGGCGAAGGCGGGGAGTGCGTAGAAGTCGCGCTCACGCCGACGTCGGTCCACGTCCGCGACTCGAAGGACCACCGCGGAGCCGCGCTCACCGTCGGCACCACCCAGTGGGCCGCTTTCGTACGCTTCGCCACCAGCCGGATCTGA
- a CDS encoding helix-turn-helix domain-containing protein, translating to MPDAATTNGDGAGRRPAPPEDEDAPSDLFRAVGRQVRLLRERAGLTQRELGERLAYGEDLISSLERGRRTPQPEFLDAADELLGANGLLRATKDDVERARARARVRHPAWFRDYARLEREAVEISFFSTLTIPGLLQTEEYARATFLVRQPLLDLETIEQRVAARLARQEILTKWPAPMVTAVLDESVLRRAIGGGTVQRGQLKSLIDSTGLRSTTLQVLPLDCEGYAGVDGPFILLTPKGKQQVGYLEVQGENRLVTGPEQVRTLAARYGSIRGQALTPRESLSLIEKMLGDR from the coding sequence ATGCCGGATGCGGCAACGACGAACGGCGACGGTGCGGGGCGCCGTCCCGCACCCCCGGAGGACGAGGACGCGCCGTCGGACCTCTTCCGTGCCGTGGGCAGGCAGGTGCGGTTGTTGCGGGAGCGAGCCGGTCTCACACAGCGGGAACTCGGCGAACGGCTCGCCTACGGAGAGGACCTGATCTCCTCCCTGGAGCGCGGACGGCGGACCCCGCAGCCGGAATTCCTCGACGCGGCGGACGAACTGCTGGGCGCGAACGGCCTGTTGAGAGCGACGAAGGACGATGTCGAGCGGGCACGCGCCCGCGCCCGCGTCCGCCACCCCGCCTGGTTCCGCGACTACGCCCGGCTGGAACGCGAGGCCGTCGAGATCAGTTTCTTCAGCACGCTGACCATCCCGGGCCTCCTTCAGACGGAGGAGTACGCGCGGGCCACTTTCTTGGTGCGGCAGCCGCTGCTGGATCTGGAGACGATCGAACAGCGGGTTGCCGCGCGTCTGGCCCGGCAGGAGATCCTCACGAAGTGGCCGGCGCCCATGGTGACCGCCGTCCTCGACGAGTCCGTCCTTCGCAGGGCGATCGGAGGCGGGACGGTGCAACGTGGTCAGCTGAAGTCCTTGATTGACTCAACAGGCCTGCGCAGTACGACTTTGCAGGTGCTGCCACTGGATTGTGAGGGATACGCCGGAGTGGACGGCCCGTTCATCCTGCTCACGCCGAAGGGTAAGCAACAGGTCGGATATCTGGAGGTGCAGGGCGAGAACCGGTTGGTCACCGGCCCGGAGCAAGTACGTACCCTGGCTGCGCGCTACGGCAGTATCCGTGGACAGGCGCTCACACCCCGTGAGTCGCTGAGTCTCATCGAGAAGATGCTGGGAGACCGATGA
- a CDS encoding ATP-binding protein, with product MNREITPTEPELSATMRHSSVLLSATRRGARLARRLTVQQLTEWQRPFGAAEQITAELASNAVLHGRLPGRSFRLTLTLHTSGTLRIAVADPRPEWEPRTSGSRDPAAESGRGLLIVEALADRWGVDFSVAQQKSVWAELDLCDFRDG from the coding sequence GTGAACCGAGAAATCACCCCTACTGAACCCGAGTTGTCCGCCACCATGCGTCACTCGTCGGTGCTGTTGTCCGCGACCCGGCGCGGGGCACGGCTGGCGCGCAGGCTCACCGTGCAGCAACTCACCGAGTGGCAGCGGCCCTTCGGGGCGGCCGAGCAGATCACGGCTGAGCTCGCGTCCAACGCCGTGCTGCACGGGCGACTGCCGGGCCGGAGCTTCCGGCTCACGCTGACGCTGCACACCAGTGGCACGCTGCGCATCGCGGTGGCCGATCCGCGGCCGGAGTGGGAGCCGCGTACGTCGGGGAGCCGGGATCCGGCCGCCGAGTCCGGTCGCGGGCTGCTCATCGTGGAGGCGCTGGCCGATCGCTGGGGCGTGGACTTCTCCGTCGCGCAGCAGAAGTCGGTCTGGGCGGAGCTGGACCTGTGCGACTTCCGAGATGGATGA
- a CDS encoding MFS transporter gives MTDNAKPSPAAAAEVARSDIRADGTATGTGDRPRPRLVLPALCITQITSWGVLYYAFPVLLPHLTAETGWSGTAATGAFSAALLVSALVGIPVGRVLDRRGPRAAMTAGSALGTASVLAIAAAPNFYVFAGAWLFAGAAMAGTLYPPAFAAVTRWWGTDRVRGLTILTLAGGLASTVFAPITAALIEHMSWRAAYATLAVILAAITIPAHALALRAPWPPAPDVPHAAPQPETGAKPTRPVARTRPFVLLAIALTLSALSSFAVVIGIVPLLHERGATSTQAAWALGLGGLGQTLGRIFYAPFARRTGVTTRTSVLIAAGGITTAALAVVPGPVTLLIVLAIGVGMVRGNLTLLQATAVTDRWGARHYGKLSGLLTAPVTIATGLAPFAGAALAGPLGGYPGLFLTLAAVSVLSAVLAVGGTPRTPAAT, from the coding sequence ATGACGGACAACGCGAAGCCGTCGCCTGCGGCTGCTGCTGAGGTGGCCCGGAGCGACATTCGGGCCGACGGGACCGCGACCGGAACGGGGGACCGGCCGCGGCCCCGCCTCGTCCTGCCTGCCCTGTGCATCACCCAGATCACCAGCTGGGGCGTCCTCTACTACGCCTTCCCCGTACTTCTGCCTCACCTGACAGCCGAGACCGGATGGTCGGGCACGGCGGCCACGGGCGCCTTCTCCGCGGCCCTCCTCGTCTCAGCCCTGGTCGGCATCCCCGTGGGCCGCGTACTGGACCGGCGAGGCCCGCGCGCCGCGATGACTGCCGGTTCGGCCCTGGGCACCGCGTCGGTGCTGGCCATCGCCGCGGCCCCCAACTTCTATGTGTTCGCTGGAGCTTGGCTGTTCGCGGGAGCCGCCATGGCCGGGACGCTCTACCCTCCCGCCTTCGCCGCCGTCACCCGCTGGTGGGGCACCGACCGCGTCCGCGGGCTGACGATCCTGACCCTCGCCGGCGGATTGGCCAGCACCGTCTTCGCCCCGATCACCGCCGCACTCATCGAGCACATGAGCTGGCGAGCCGCCTACGCCACCCTGGCCGTGATCCTCGCCGCGATCACCATCCCCGCCCACGCGCTGGCTCTGCGAGCCCCCTGGCCCCCGGCCCCCGACGTCCCGCACGCGGCGCCCCAGCCCGAGACGGGAGCGAAGCCCACGAGGCCGGTCGCCCGCACTCGGCCCTTCGTGCTGCTGGCCATCGCGCTGACGCTGTCCGCGCTCTCGTCCTTCGCCGTCGTCATCGGCATCGTCCCCCTGCTGCACGAGCGCGGAGCCACCTCCACACAGGCGGCCTGGGCACTCGGGCTCGGCGGCCTCGGCCAGACGCTGGGCCGCATCTTCTACGCACCCTTCGCACGCCGTACCGGTGTCACCACCCGTACCAGCGTTCTCATCGCGGCCGGTGGCATCACCACGGCAGCGCTCGCGGTCGTCCCCGGACCTGTGACCCTCCTGATCGTCCTCGCCATCGGAGTCGGCATGGTTCGCGGCAACCTCACCCTCCTGCAGGCCACCGCCGTCACCGACCGCTGGGGCGCCCGGCACTACGGCAAACTGAGCGGCCTCCTCACCGCCCCCGTCACCATCGCCACCGGCCTCGCCCCCTTCGCCGGAGCCGCCCTCGCCGGGCCCCTCGGCGGATACCCCGGCCTCTTCCTCACCCTGGCAGCGGTCTCTGTCCTCAGTGCCGTACTCGCCGTGGGTGGAACCCCACGAACACCCGCGGCCACATAA
- a CDS encoding ArsI/CadI family heavy metal resistance metalloenzyme → MSRLQLALRVPDLDASVAFYSRLFGSEPAKLRDGYANFALTEPPLKLVLIEGNAGEETRMDHLGVEVESSEAVNDATTRLSKAGLATFEENDTECCYALQDKVWVHGPGNEPWEVYVVKADADSLSKQKGSTCCADASDDGQREAVACGCC, encoded by the coding sequence ATGTCGCGCCTGCAACTCGCACTCCGAGTCCCTGATCTGGACGCTTCCGTCGCGTTCTACAGCAGGCTGTTCGGGTCCGAACCTGCGAAACTCCGCGACGGATACGCCAACTTCGCTCTGACCGAGCCCCCGCTGAAGTTGGTGCTTATCGAGGGCAACGCGGGAGAGGAGACTCGCATGGACCACCTCGGAGTCGAAGTCGAATCCTCCGAAGCCGTGAACGACGCCACCACCCGCCTGAGCAAGGCAGGGCTGGCGACCTTCGAGGAGAACGACACCGAGTGCTGCTACGCCCTCCAGGACAAGGTCTGGGTCCACGGCCCCGGCAATGAGCCCTGGGAGGTCTACGTCGTGAAGGCCGACGCCGACTCCCTCAGCAAGCAGAAGGGCAGCACATGCTGCGCCGATGCCAGCGATGACGGACAACGCGAAGCCGTCGCCTGCGGCTGCTGCTGA
- a CDS encoding NAD(P)-binding domain-containing protein: protein MNESAASLPTVVIGAGPVGLAAAAHLVARGQDPLVLETGPSAGTAVREWSHVRLFSPWAEVVDPAAEKLLAPTGWVRPDGAAYPSGGDWADLYLQPLADVLGERVRYGTRVTGVSRNGRDRVVDADREELPFTVHLVTPDGRQERLTARAVIDASGTWSTPSPLGADGLPALGERAASDRITYRVPDVKDPAVRARYAGKRTAVIGSGTSAFTALAQLATLAKEHPGTHTSWVLRRGIGENTFGGGESDQLPARGALGLRAKAAVDDGCAEAITGFRTTEVVRSPDGRLVLTGEDGRRLGPVDEVIVLTGLRPDLPFLDELRLGLDERLQAPLELAPLIDPNVHSCGTVHPHGASELTHPEKDFYLAGMKSYGRAPTFLAMTGYEQVRSIAAALAGDREAAERVELTLPETGVCGGAGLFDEPDAQTAPAGDGGGCCGAPTSTEIQGTDVPTQ, encoded by the coding sequence GTGAACGAGTCAGCCGCCTCGCTGCCCACCGTGGTGATCGGAGCCGGTCCGGTCGGTCTGGCCGCCGCTGCTCATCTCGTCGCACGGGGCCAGGACCCGCTGGTCCTGGAGACCGGCCCCAGCGCCGGTACTGCCGTGCGCGAATGGAGCCACGTGCGTCTGTTCTCTCCATGGGCGGAGGTCGTCGACCCGGCCGCCGAGAAGCTCCTCGCTCCGACCGGATGGGTTCGCCCCGATGGCGCCGCCTACCCGTCCGGTGGCGACTGGGCCGACCTGTACCTCCAGCCGCTGGCGGATGTCCTGGGGGAGCGCGTTCGCTACGGAACCCGCGTCACCGGGGTTTCGCGCAACGGACGGGATCGCGTGGTCGACGCCGACCGTGAGGAACTGCCCTTCACCGTCCATCTCGTCACGCCGGACGGTCGCCAGGAGCGACTGACCGCCCGCGCCGTCATCGACGCCTCCGGTACGTGGTCGACTCCGAGCCCGCTGGGCGCGGACGGCCTGCCCGCTCTCGGTGAGCGAGCCGCGTCAGACCGGATCACCTACCGCGTCCCGGACGTGAAGGACCCCGCCGTGCGGGCCCGCTACGCGGGCAAGCGCACCGCCGTGATCGGCTCCGGTACCTCCGCGTTCACAGCCCTCGCCCAACTCGCCACTCTGGCCAAGGAGCACCCGGGCACACACACCTCCTGGGTCCTGCGGCGCGGCATCGGCGAGAACACCTTCGGCGGCGGCGAGTCGGACCAGTTGCCCGCCCGCGGAGCACTCGGGCTGCGCGCCAAGGCCGCCGTCGACGACGGATGCGCCGAAGCGATCACCGGTTTCCGCACGACCGAAGTGGTCCGGAGCCCGGACGGCCGGCTCGTGCTCACCGGTGAGGACGGCCGCCGCCTCGGCCCCGTCGATGAGGTCATCGTCCTGACCGGCCTCCGCCCCGACCTGCCCTTCCTCGACGAACTCCGTCTCGGCCTGGACGAACGCCTCCAAGCACCCCTGGAGCTGGCCCCGTTGATCGACCCCAACGTCCACTCCTGCGGGACGGTCCATCCGCACGGCGCCAGCGAACTGACCCACCCCGAGAAGGACTTCTACCTCGCCGGGATGAAGAGCTACGGCCGCGCCCCGACCTTCCTGGCGATGACCGGCTACGAACAGGTCCGCTCCATCGCAGCAGCGCTCGCCGGAGACCGAGAGGCAGCCGAGCGCGTCGAGCTGACGCTGCCGGAGACCGGCGTTTGCGGGGGTGCCGGACTCTTCGACGAGCCCGACGCCCAGACGGCACCGGCCGGTGACGGCGGGGGATGCTGCGGAGCACCGACCTCCACGGAGATCCAAGGAACCGATGTCCCAACCCAGTAG
- a CDS encoding ArsR/SmtB family transcription factor — MSNAKALPLIETDVTPCCPPLDERPLTPEEAERTAVMFKALGDPVRLRLFSQIASHAGGEACVCDISDVGVSQPTVSHHLKKLREAGLLTSERRGTWVYYRVAPSVMASIARSFSVSG; from the coding sequence ATGTCGAATGCGAAGGCGTTGCCGCTCATAGAGACCGACGTCACGCCGTGCTGCCCGCCCCTGGACGAGCGGCCGCTGACGCCAGAGGAGGCGGAGCGGACCGCCGTGATGTTCAAGGCGCTCGGCGACCCGGTGCGGCTGCGGCTGTTCTCGCAGATCGCCTCGCACGCCGGCGGCGAGGCGTGCGTCTGCGACATCTCCGACGTCGGGGTCTCACAGCCCACCGTCAGCCACCACCTGAAGAAGCTGCGCGAGGCCGGACTCCTGACCTCCGAGAGGCGCGGCACGTGGGTCTACTACCGCGTCGCCCCCAGCGTGATGGCCTCCATTGCCCGCAGCTTCTCCGTCTCCGGATGA